One window of the Indicator indicator isolate 239-I01 chromosome 13, UM_Iind_1.1, whole genome shotgun sequence genome contains the following:
- the PLAAT1 gene encoding phospholipase A and acyltransferase 1, translating to MAATGTPEPGDLIEVFRPAYQHWALYLGDGYVINVTPVDEGPPARFASAKSVFSGKARVRMQLLKDVVGNDTYCVNNKHDNTYRPLPVEEIIRRAESFIDQEVSYDLLGSNCEHFVTLLRYGQAVSDQANKAITAIGFVTVAAGAFSLLGFLRSRSRERQY from the exons ATGGCAGCTACCGGCACCCCTGAGCCTGGGGACCTGATCGAGGTCTTCCGACCAGCTTACCAGCACTGGGCCCTCTACCTGGGGGATGGGTATGTCATCAACGTGACACCCGTAG ATGAAGGGCCCCCAGCCAGGTTTGCCAGCGCCAAGTCGGTGTTCAGCGGAAAGGCCCGGGTGAGgatgcagctcctgaaggacGTGGTGGGAAATGACACCTACTGTGTTAACAACAAACACGACAACACCTACCGTCCCCTGCCGGTGGAGGAGATCATCCGTCGTGCCGAGAGCTTCATCGACCAGGAGGTGTCCTACGATCTGCTCGGCAGCAACTGTGAGCACTTCGTGACCTTGCTCCGCTATGGCCAGGCGGTCTCTGACCAG GCCAACAAAGCAATCACTGCCATTGGGTTTGTGACAGTTGCCGCTGGTGCCTTCTCCTTGCTGGGCTTCCTCcgcagcagatccagagagagacAGTACTGA